One stretch of Falco naumanni isolate bFalNau1 chromosome 7, bFalNau1.pat, whole genome shotgun sequence DNA includes these proteins:
- the DIS3L gene encoding DIS3-like exonuclease 1 — protein sequence MLRTEKVLQLRGQQGRSVRVVREHYLRPDVPCRSALCPAACPRDGKLLSDDVTHYVVPDCKVVQDYLEILEFPELKGIIFMQTACQAVQHQKGRRLYNKLRNLVKDARHDCIVFANEFHQHSYLPREKGESMEKWQTRSIYNAAVWYYNHCLGQMPVVMVTEDEDAIRQYGNETEGVFVISFKNYLDNFWPDLKAAHELFDSILQVRRERESESQENNGKEYPEHLPVEILEAGIKSGRYIQGTLNVNKHRAQLEAFVRLQGFGSKETELQSDILIYEARARNRAIHGDVVAVELLPLHEWKGRTVALCENESEDKAPADTTGDPMPTGKVVGILQKNWRDYVVTFPSKEETQSQGRNAQKILVTPWDYRIPKIRISTQQAEALQDYRVVVRIDSWESTSVYPNGHFVRVLGRIGDLEGEIAAILVENSICVAPFSEMQMSEMPVSSSKNPWKVNPEEEKKRLDLRDTHLIFSIDPKGCEDVDDALSLRTLPNGNLELGVHIADVTHFVAANSYTDVEARARATTYYLADRRYDMLPSVLSADICSLLSGVDRYAVSVLWELEKESYEILSVCYNKTIIRSAYKLVYEAAQGLLDGDTSVVGDIPELRNLDERTRQTRLAELVWAISKLTDIARHVRAKRNSCGALELEGVEIRVQLDDKHNIHDLIPKQPLEVHETVAECMILANHWVAKKISENFPHQALLRQHPPPRQEFFTELRECASAKGFSMDTRSNKTLAESLDKANDPLDPVVNQLLRSMATQAMSNALYFSTGSCSEEEFHHYGLALEKYTHFTSPIRRYADMVVHRLLIAATLKETKGDVKSNIFSNKDLEELCRHINNRNRAAQRAQKQSTELFQCMYFKDKTLETDERCIADGVIYSIRTNGVLVFVPRYGIKGAAYMKNKEGLVISCQGDRSCEWKPGSLHRFQNKITSTTTTGESVTLSLFDHITVKILVQTSRCHADTIKLEIIRNTPYQTPDAEVSQNFHVVKSDLVKEVSQSAEAQRAQEAARVEAIDEDYQEYCQTKGASLYQLLEEIRDLALLDVSADIRT from the exons ATGCTCCGCACGGAGAAAGTGCTGCAGCTGCGGGGCCAGCAGGGCCGCTCGGTGCGCGTCGTGCGGGAGCACTACCTGCGCCCCGACGTGCCGTGCCGCAGCGCCTTGTGCCCGGCCGCCTGTCCTCGCG ATGGCAAATTGTTATCAGATGATGTTACACATTATGTTGTCCCCGACTGCAAGGTTGTTCAAGATTACCTTGAGATTCTCGAGTTTCCAGAGCTGAAGGGTATTATTTTCATGCAGACAGCATGTCAAGCTGTGCAACATCAAAAAGGACGCAG ACTGTACAACAAGTTACGAAATCTAGTAAAGGATGCCCGTCATGACTGTATTGTGTTTGCTAATGAGTTCCACCAGCATTCTTACTTGCCAAGAGAGAAGGGAGAATCCATGGAGAAATGGCAGACCAG GAGTATTTACAATGCAGCAGTCTGGTACTATAATCACTGCTTGGGTCAGATGCCAGTTGTTATGGTTACAGAAGATGAAGATGCTATCAGGCAGTatggaaatgaaacagaaggagTGTTTGTGATTTCCTTCAAG AATTACTTGGATAACTTTTGGCCTGACTTAAAGGCTGCCCATGAACTCTTTGACTCTATACTTCAAGTTCGGCGTGAACGGGAGAGTGAAAGCCAAGAAAACAATGGGAAAGAATATCCTGAGCACTTACCTGTGGAAATATTGGAAGCTGGAATCAAATCTGGAAGATACATACAG ggTACACTGAATGTCAATAAGCATAGAGCACAACTGGAAGCTTTTGTTCGACTTCAGGGATTTGGCAGCAAAGAAACAG aACTCCAAAGTGACATCCTTATTTATGAGGCCAGAGCTCGAAACCGTGCAATCCATGGTGATGTGGTAGCTGTTGAGTTACTGCCTTTGCATGAATGGAAAGGAAGGACTGTTGCTCTTTGTGAAAATGAGAGTGAGGATAAAGCACCTGCAGACACCACTGGTGACCCTATGCCCACAG GTAAAGTTGTTGGAATCCTTCAGAAGAACTGGAGGGACTATGTGGTCACTTTCCCCTCTAAAGAAGAGACCCAGTCCCAGGGCAGAAATGCTCAGAAAATCCTTGTTACACCTTGGGACTACCGAATTCCCAAAATTCGGATCAGTACCCAGCAGGCTGAAGCATTACAG GATTATAGAGTTGTCGTGCGTATTGATTCTTGGGAGTCAACTTCCGTATATCCAAATGGACACTTTGTGAGAGTGCTAGGAAGAATTGGAGATCTTGAGGGGGAAATTGCAGCTATTCTGGTGGAGAACAGCATTTGTGTTGCCCCtttctcagaaatgcag ATGAGTGAAATGCCAGTGAGTTCTTCAAAGAATCCATGGAAGGTGAAtcctgaggaggaaaaaaaacgTCTTGACTTGAGAGATACACACTTGATATTCAGCATTGACCCAAAAGGCTGTGAGGATGTGGATGACGCACTCTCCCTTAGAACTCTGCCTAATGGGAATCTGGAGTTAGGTGTCCACATTGCAGATGTAACCCATTTTGTGGCAGCAAATTCTTACACTGATGTTGAGGCCAGAGCAAG GGCAACAACCTACTATTTAGCGGATCGTCGTTATGACATGCTGCCCTCTGTCTTGAGTGCTGACATATGCTCTCTTCTTAGTGGAGTTGATAG GTATGCTGTAAGTGTCTTGTGGGAGCTAGAAAAAGAATCATATGAAATTCTGAGTGTCTGCTACAACAAAACCATCATTCGATCTGCGTACAAGCTAGTTTATGAAGCAGCACAGGGATTATTAGATGGAGACACTAGTGTTGTTGGTGATATCCCAGAGCTGAGAAACTTGGATGAAAGAACAAGACAGACCAGGTTGGCTGAACTGGTTTGGGCAATATCAAAGCTCACCGATATAGCCCGACACGTTAGAGCTAAGCGGAACAGCTGTGGTGCTCTGGAACTGGAAGGGGTAGAAATCCGAGTGCAACTGGATGATAAACATAATATCCACGATCTCATCCCTAAGCAGCCACTGGAGGTGCATGAGACTGTAGCGGAATGTATGATTCTTGCCAACCACTGGGTGGcaaaaaagatttcagaaaattttcctCACCAAGCTCTATTGCGTCAACACCCCCCACCACGGCAGGAATTTTTCACTGAACTTCGAGAATGTGCCAGTGCCAAAGGTTTCTCAATGGACACACG GTCTAACAAAACATTGGCTGAGTCTCTGGATAAAGCAAATGACCCGTTGGATCCAGTTGTAAATCAGCTGTTGCGATCTATGGCCACTCAGGCAATGTCTAACGCGTTGTACTTCTCAACCGGCTCTTGTTCTGAGGAAGAGTTTCATCATTATG gACTTGCCTTAGAGAAGTACACTCATTTTACTTCTCCAATTAGAAGATATGCTGATATGGTTGTCCACAGACTCTTGATAGCAGCAACTCTGAAGGAAACTAAAGGAGATGTGAAGAGTAATATATTCAGTAATAAGGATCTTGAGGAGCTGTGCAGACACATTAATAACAGAAACCGG GCAGCCCAGCGTGCTCAGAAACAGTCCACTGAACTCTTCCAGTGCATGTACTTCAAAGACAAGACCCTGGAAACAGATGAGCGCTGCATAGCAGATGGTGTTATTTACTCAATTCGAACAAACGGTGTCCTTGTTTTTGTACCAAG ATATGGAATCAAAGGTGCTGCatatatgaaaaacaaagaaggcTTAGTCATCTCCTGTCAAGGTGATAGGAGCTGTGAGTGGAAGCCTGGATCACTCCATcgttttcagaacaaaattacTTCCACTACAACTACTGGAGAATCAGTTACATTAAGCCTTTTTGATCATATTACA GTGAAAATACTTGTGCAGACTTCCCGCTGCCATGCTGACACGATCAAGCTAGAAATAATCAGGAACACACCATACCAGACTCCAGATGCAGAGGTTTCCCAGAATTTTCACGTGGTGAAGTCTGACTTAGTAAAAGAAGTCAGTCAGTCTGCCGAAGCCCAGCGTGCTCAAGAAGCAGCAAGGGTTGAAGCAATTGATGAAGACTATCAGGAGTACTGCCAGACCAAGGGGGCAAGCCTGtaccagctgctggaggagatcAGGGATTTGGCACTATTAGATGTTTCAGCTGACATCAGAACTTGA